The window ggagaacaaaaaacacactggCATATGGAGGCCTTGACCTGTCCCCATATTTGTGGCCCACATGCAGGCTGTAACCACAAGGGAGCAGGTTCGATTCCTGTCCTTCCCACTGTTCTCATGTTAAAGTTTCCTTTAGCAAGACGCTGAACCCCCACTTGCTccccatttatttaaataacttatttaaataaaataactctgAGAATGTCCACATTACTACGtttctattttaaaacaaatatcttTATACTAAGTTTTAGACTATAGTACCGAAAACGGAAGAGTTATGAAACGCTCCCGAGGAGGGATACGTTTTCACTAACGGACGCACATTATATTAATGAGATGCCACAGAACAAGCAGCAGTAGTTGAGTTTGGAGACTTGATCCACTTCGTGAAAGTATATTTACTTTgctcagtttgctgcagcagttgaGAAATCGCTCTTCTTCGCTCGTCTGCAGCCTGATACTGTTCAGCAAATGCTGTGAGCTCGTTCTGGAAGTGTCTTTCAACATTACATCTTTTGTTGTTTGCTAATTTCTCGCCACATATCAAGCATACAGGTCAAGTAATTTAATATGTCCACGCGAAAATAAACTTTATATTTTTCTCCgtgacttttctctttttttcattatccATTGACAGTCTACTGAGGGCGGGGCTCTGCAAATCATGATTAGCGCTTGCAGGCGACATAATAAGATGCAACGCCCAttttagaagaaaagaaaaggggggaggggctgaaGAGCTGCGGTTTTCCCACCCCTGACGGAAAGGGGCGTGGTTCAGTTTGTATACATGGCCGTTTCTCAATCTaaagtacgctgagtacagacttgtgttcttttggagtctGGACTTGGAAGTTTGGACTCtggagtccagactccagaggacgggaggacgcaggacggtctttctgcagtTGGAACAGCAGCtaacttgatgacgtcaccacatcagctgttcttgctcatgaaTTTACTCCAACTATTgactgtaaattatttttacagtcaaactaaAAATGACAACTCTGCTTTCTTcgttttcatttcaaatataattcttttattttgaattgtgtgtggaggtttatattcaattcaattcagtttattttgtatagcccaatatcacaaatttgcctcagagggctttacaatctgtacactctggtggaagatttctatgtttgattaGGAGGAGACTTGttgttcaaatattcaattgcaacaaacagtcttcgaaggaatcaaagttgtctttccgtttattcaagcttgcaagctgggaaaagggttcaacagccacgtatctcagtgagctgccgaaatctcttgattcatacagtgtattacatcgtgatttatacaagcacatgcacccacctccagggcccactatgacgacaaacgaagaaacagtgtgaatgtcttggataagaattcagaagaacaaagaacagaatGTATTGGTTTCGATAAGGCATATGGCCATTTGTCCTTCTCCCcatcctccctgttgctctgcccttgaaccagtccaCAAAATAACACATATGTTGACCACATATGacatccttgtcccaggacctcacatcggatcaggacaaactccctaaaaataacctttcacagggaacaaaagggaagaaaccttcaggagagcaacagaggaggatccctctccacggatggacagatgcaatatatgtcatgtgtacagaatgaacagcattacagagttacataaacacattacatgaatatgacaatgtatgaatggaactccaatccatgaaacagaaggaggtagagaggaggggggggggggggggggggatcactagggccaacgcgggaggccggctcaccaggcaggaggcatcagacaggttaataaggtgcaatggagagatgtaaatgtatccataagtagacagagaagaggatataggtgctcagtgtatcctaaaacatcccccagcagcctataagcctatagcagcatatctaggggcttgaccagggcaaacctgattcagccctaactataagcactattaaacaggaaagtcttaagtctattcttaaatgaggtgactgtgtctgcctccaggactgaaagtggaagctggttccataaaagaggagcttgataactgaaggctctggctccaatcctactttttactctaggaaccacaagtagccccgcatttagtgagcgcagctctctagtggggcaatatggtactacaagctctttaagatatgatggtgcatcaccaatcaaggctttgtaggtgaggagaagaatttaaaatgtgattgttgattttacagggagccagtgcagagcagctaatacaggagtaatgtgatctcttttcttagtttttgtgagtacacaagctgcagcattctggatcaactggagggacttaagagacttattagagcagcctgataataaggagttgcagtaatctagtcttgaagtaacaaacacgtgaaccagcttttctgtatctttttgggacaagatgtgcctgatttttgaaaagttacgtagatgaaaaaatgcagtccttgagatttgggagtgggagttaaaggacaagtcccggtcaaagatgacgccgagattctttacagtggtgttactctcatctacagaaaccacatcaccagataattgatctgaggtgttcagggccgagtaaaataacttcagttttgtctgagtttatcaggaagttgcaggtcatccatgtttttatgtctttaagacattcttgaattttagcgggctggttggtctcctctggtttgatcgatagatataattgagtaccATCTGCTGTCACGAACTGGGCCGCAGGGCCGCGACCACAaagggggacacacacaggtcattGTTATCAGCAagggtttttatttaacttaggtagtctaacataacttaggtagcaaaacagtggtgtgtgtggagtcagtagtttcagtggtggaggtgagtgcatGCGTGGGAAGTGTGTCTGATGTTGTATGGTGTTAGGTCAAATCATACTCTCCTATAGACAGCCAGTCGGGGTCTCAGGACAGCGAGGGAGAGCGAGTtcctgagaccagagggccttttaGTGCAGCACTTGCACACAAGGCCcaggtgttgccagtgctgctgattaGCTCATGTGTTCCCACTCTTCTGATGAGCCTTGGCCACGCCCATCTGCAGGGACAcgagccagtggcagagagggtcgtcacactgcatagcaatgaagtgtatggagtgtttcctgataatgttgcccaaaggaagcatacataaggtaaataaaattggtccaagaaccttgtggaactctgtgattaacgttggtggtcattgaggcttcatcgtttacaaatacaaattgagatcgatgtgataaataggatttaaaccaacttagtgcggtacctgaaatgccaatcgactgatccagtctctgtaataggatgtcatgatcaatggtgtcgaacgcagcactaaggtctaacaagaccagtacggagatgagtcccctatctgatgcaattaggaggtcatttgtaattttcaccactgctgtctctgtgctgtggtgttttctaaatccagactgaaactcctcaaataaactattatgatgtagaaagtcacacaactgatttgcgactactttctcaaggatcttagagaggaagggaaggttagagattggtctgtagttagccaacacctctggattaagagtgggctttttcaggagaggtttaattacagctactttgaaggaatgtggtacatggcctgttagcaaagacacattaacaatatccagcagagaggtgccaattaaaggcaacacgtctttaagcagcctcgttgggatggggtctaagagacaggtagacggtttagaagtagaaaccgttgaagacaattggtctaggttaatgggaaaaaagctatccaaatatacaccagggcatacagccgtttccaaggccactcctcttgatgacagatcggcagtagttgagggcaagagatcatcaatcttgcctctaatagttcaaatcttttcattaaagaaattcatgaagtcattactactgaggtctattggaatacacagctccacagagctgtgactctgtcagcctggctacagtgctaatgAGAAACCtggggtatatatatatatatatatatatatatatatatatatatatatatatatatatacggtacACATATTAAATTGATGGCTAGTTTGTCCCCGACACCAGGCTGAAAGTCAGTACTTGCATCCATTCGCGTGCATTTACTTTGTGTGTAATCTACTCGCGCGAAAAATTTGCagcacttttggtgtgaacgcagcataataGCATTAACGTATATTCTGCTTGAAGTACCAAAAACAAAGTAGGCTTCATTATGTCGAATGGCCTATTTCaaaataacatataatatatgacTGTATTATAATTAGTGATTTATACGTCGCTAACGTTGCTGATGGTAAAGGCTAATATGGACACATTTATATACCTACACAAGTCATCATTTATGAAttgatttttattcatattaataatcTGAATCCACAAGGAATTCCAAAGTTGTCTAATAAACATAGTGTATAATAGCATGTACTTCTGAATTGTAGTGTAGTAGAAGAATACAGtagcagaaaaaagaaatacatgagTCAAATGAATCAAATAATTATCTTTAATTAGTTTTTAGCTGGTCCCATCTTATGTGAAGGAATCCACTAAGGCTCCACTATGATTGCTACATGACATTGATGTTCATATGTATATGACatgattataataaaaaaatgtatccgCCTCTGAAAAAGTAAGTGTACAATAAGTCTATCCTTCAGAAAACAAGTATATTATCAGGCTGTAGTTTGGTTCACCTTATGGCTCAATACAGGAGAAAGCTTTAATCACGCATGACCTCAAATCAACTTCCATTATCACGTATTCATGCCACCTGTTTCCTTCTCACTGCTACTGTGAATGCTGCAGGTGAAAATAGCCTCTGTTGATcatgctgtggtgttttctaaatcaagactgaaactcctcaaataaactattatgatgtagaaagtcacacaactgatttgcgactactttctcagggatcttagagaggaagggaaggttagagatcggtctgtagttagccaacacctctggatcaagagtgggcttcttgaggagaggtttaattacagctactttgaaggaatgtggtacatggcctgttagcaaagacacattaacaatatccagcagagaggtgtcaattaaaggcaacacgtctttaagcagcctcgttgggatgtggtctaagagacaggtaaatggtttagaagtagaaaccgttgaagacaattggtctaggttaataggagaaaagctatccaaatatacaccagggcatacagccgtttccaaggccactcctcttgatgacagatcggcactggataagggcaagagatcatcaatcttgcctctaatagttcaaatcttttcattaaagaaattcatgaagtcattactactgaggtctataggaatacacggctccacagagctgtgactctgtcagcctggctacagtgctaaagagaaccctggggtatatatatatatatatatatatatatatatatatatatatatatatatatatatatatatatatatatatatatatatatatatatatatatatatatatatatatatacggtacACATATTCAATTGATGGCTAGTTTGTCCCCGACACCAGGCTGAAAGTCAGTACTTGCATCCATTCGCGTGCATTgactttgtgtgtatgtatccgCCTCTGAAAAAGTAAGTGTACAATAAGTCTATCCTTCAGAAAACAAGTATATTATCAGGCTGTAGTTTGGTTCACCTTATGGCTCAATACAGGAGAAAGCTTTCATCACGCATGACCTCAAATCAACTTCCTTTATCACGTATTCATGCCACCTGTTTCCTTCTCAAAGTTACTGTGAATGCTGCAGGTGAAAATAGCCTCTGTTGATCATGTGCACACTGGTTCAAGAGGTCAGTGTGTTTTGACCAGTGGAATTAAACGGACAATAATCCTTCATAACCTGTCTCAGGTTAAtattgtgatttgtgatttaagcacttaaattatatattttctccATGTGAAcacatgttaaaatatacaCAACGCtagcataaaaaacacatatgCATACACTTTAAAACTTTTAAGATGTCGGTTTGAAAGTgaatttcttttatattttttttaatctgatgCGAGAGATAATAGAGCGCCTAAAAATCAACTCTCAAGTTTTGCCTGAATGATTTTTAGGTGCAAAAGCAGGAATTCTTCGAACTTCTTCTACAAGACTGGCACATTGTAGCACATAAAACCACTGTGAGAGCCAATTAATGGCCTTGATCTGAAAACACTGATTCCCCACGTCCTCAACttcacccctcccctccttcccgaCCCGGTCACATGCGCTGTGCAGATAAATAAAAACCTCTCGAGAGACACCGCCGATGTCTCTGCTCATACGTTGTGGAGGAGCCTCACGGGATTCACACAAGCGAGACTCTGTGCCCGTCTTACAACAGGCCTTTTCTCTGCCCACACGACTCAAAGAAGCAGGTAAATATTCACCTCAGACTCTTCTTTTTAATGTAGAAAGGGTGTTTTGTCAACTATACTGTAAGCCTGTTTGCTGTTGCTGAGAATCATAATTATTGCAGAGTATCCAACATTATGCACAGTAGCTGTACTGCAGCCATGTTATGTTACAGTAACACAGAATACGTTTTTTACTCTGACTAAATGTAACTTACAGTCACATTTTATGTTGGATCATCAATGCAAAAAGCCACCACACTGGAGCTGATGAGGATATTTTTACGACCTTTGCACCCGGAATGCCTACCATACTAGTGTAACCACGGCGAAAAGGATCACTTATTCTCCTGCAATGCCGGAGTAATATCTGACTCAATAAACTTACAGGAACAGGGATCCTGCTGTAGTACGCCCAGGGGAGCAGGTGTTGCGTGCGTCTCTGACTCCCACAGCAGGGAGGAGAGTCGTTCAGGCTCCCCCGGCATGCAGTatgatgtattttaaatatacacattgATCTGACCTCTTTGGCCCAGGATGCGTTGGGTGTGTGCGTTGGGTGTCTTGTCGGCCCTGCTGCACCTGTCTTCCCCCCTGCTGCTGGGAGCCTTCAACATCAAGTCATTTGGGGACAAGAAAACCTCCAACGCAACTCTCATGGACATCATCAGCACGGTTGGGACTGTTttctatgtttatttttttcgcCGATTGCGTCTTATTTCAAGTACTCACATTTAAAGTTTGAAGACGATATTTTGTAATGCTTTAGTGCTGAGTAACATAAATACCCCAAAGTTTAGCCCACAtttatcctcctccttccattgTTGGTAGCACCAACTACCAATGGAGATCAAAGCGGCACTCGGGCAATAATTTAGGGACTCACAAGAGGaagattaaatacattttttaaaaaaggattctatatttcccacaatgcaaccatTAGCATTTCATAATTTCTCTAGACCCTCTTCGCCTGGTAAATTCCCATTGCTCTTAAAGTATACTTTCCCAGTTTGTAACGCAGGTTTTCTGTTCCTACTGTCCAAGCCCGAGCTCATATGACTCTAATGACATCACCATGACATCATAGGGGTAATTTTCTCCTCCAGTGCCGCTGAAGACATTATACAGATGTTTTGAGAGGTATCAAGAGTAGAAATCTACTAGAAGGATTCTCTAAATTTTCTAAAAGGACTCTGGTGCTTGGAAACAATACCACCTTTGgccacaggggccgccaaaatCAAAACCAAAATAAGTTTCTTGGAGTAGCCTTATATAGAGAATAAAGAATAAGAATAAACATGACAATAAACGTAagtctttgttgttattttataactactaaaaaataaatcactttgTATCGGGGTGGGTGAATAAAAGTTGAACCCTACCATGACCAGTGAACTTTATTGTGTAGAATTAGCAAAGTACCCCTTTACTACCAACATTTAATCATTATGGAAAAAGAGACGATTTGATGCCTCACCTCTTTAAGttctgttttctgcttgttttagGGGCAACATACTTGAATCGACTCATATAATAAGACACCGCTGCTTCCGAGAAATCTCATcagatatttgttgtttttgtttttctcagatTGTCCATCGCTATGACATCATTCTGATCCAGGAGGTCAGAGACATCGATCTGTCGGCGACCAAAAAACTCATGGAGCATGTCAACAAGTTAGACTGCACCAAACAATGCACCATACAAAGCATATATGTTTATCATTATGACAAAGATAAACACAATGActatttcatttgtgtgtgtgtttgtgtgtgtgtgtgtgtgcgtgtgcgtgtgcgtgtgcgtgtgcgtgtgtgtgtgtgcgtgtgcgtgtgtgtgtgtgtgtgcgtgtgtgtgtgtgtgtgtgtatgtttttcgCAGAGGTTCTCCTCAGTTCAGGTACAGCCACATCGTCAGCGAGCCTCTGGGCCGCAACTCCTACAAGGAGAGATATCTCTTCCTCTACAGGTAAGTGTTCTTCTGTAGAAGATCCTCCGTTGAGTTGAACAGAAACCAAACTATTTCTCCTTTAAAGTTCCATTTATACTTCAGAACTGCACAGTGTCTTTGTCCTTATTGTCAGCGATTGCCTCTGAGGTGAAGTGGAGTAGAGAGGTATTTGAAAATCTGAAACACTCAAGTACTTCAAAGGGCCTCGCAATTATTGacatgtacttagttacttccCACCACTGGTTTAATTAAAGCCGGTTTCAGATAGATATTAGCGCAGACTGAAGGTGCGATCATGTGTCACATGCTGTGCGAGAAAATACTCCACTTTTTGACAGCTTTCCGTTGCTGTTGAATGCGATTTCTCAACGAATtcacttaaagggccagtgtgcagGCTTTAGTGGCATCTTGTGGTGAGGTTTCAGATTTCAACCAACTGAACACCCCTACCATCACAGGCGTGTCGGAGAGCCATACAGTGGCCTTCGTGTAACAAAAATAacggcggaaatgataactgtttccacggagtaaagccacggagataagccacaccCCTCTCaggcgcgaatgaagcgaatgacgctcatgtaattggttgaaaatgagggcgacatctgattgggtacagataggtctatgttgaaaaaaacgcatttgcgaaTCTAGCCActgcaggggagtctcataaatcccaCACAATCCACAATCAAATGCAGTGCGAtcgacaaataaatacatacaaatccacaaacaaatagaagaatccacatagaaatgtatttttgatttttcttttacatttatataaatcgtaatttatgtctgcattggaatgtatttgtgaatcgttctgcgtgcatttgtgagtctaatttatttgtaaatccttctgtgttcatttgtaaatcgaacatatttgtcaattgttctgtgcgcatttgtgaatctttgtgtttgcgtttgtgagtctctctgtgtgcatttgcaattattgagactgatctgaccccataggtGTTTGGTTTGCCCGTTCTGGGCTTCTGTataaacatggcggtgcaacaaaGCAACTCAATATGTAGATATGAAGAGCTCATTCCAAGCTAACGCAAACACGATTCATAGTTTACGGAGCCTATCCACCAATGGAAACATGTCCGCCAATAGATCTGCTAAATCCTACACACGTcacaaaatactttatttagCCTGTAATATATATGGCCTACTTCTGTAACATAACATGTTATTCCTGCAGAAAATGCTGGCAAATACAGAATAATCCTATGACAATAAATTATTTTCCTTGGCGAGATTCTTTTTTATAAACATTCACCCATCCAGGATTAagctgccccctagtggtcagccCTAAAACACAGACCTTATAGACGTGGTCAAGTCGTATCTTTCCTTTGCAGGGAGCAAACAGTGTCCGTGGCTAAAAACTACACCTATGACGACGGCTGCGAGCCGTGCGGGACGGACACTTTCAGCCGAGAGCCCTTCGTCGTCATGTTCACCTCCAAGAAAACCGGTAGGCCCTAAGGGAGGTAGAGGCCAGTGATGTCGATCGCCTCGTTTATGAGGAGATCGACTGAGAACTAAACACCAGACTTGTGTCAGATTCTGAGGTCACAGATCTGTTGGTCCCCGGTGGCCCTTAAAAAAAGCTCTAAGACGTGAACTCTTACAGCCATACAGTATTTACGTCAGCCAAATAATATCAAAGAATCTAAACTTGTGtctccctctccttcatccGTTTCCCCCCTTCATTCACTCCTTCCTCCCATTCCATAGCTGTGAGGAACTTTGTTCTGATCCCCCAGCACACCTCTCCAGACTCCGCCGTGAAGGAAGCCGATGCCCTCTATGACGTGGTGACCGATGTTCGCGCCCGCTGGAAAGCCAATGTGAAGAAAACACACGCAAAATCAAtccaaaaaagaagagaatGCATAGGATAATTAAATTGTTACAAATATGAGATGGGTGTGGTCGAAACGGTTTCTGCTCTTCTCTGCAGGACATCGTGCTGCTAGGCGACTTCAACACAGGCTGCAATTACGTATCGGGCTCCGACTGGCAGCAGATCCGCCTCTTCACGGACAAGAGTTTCCACTGGCTGATCACCGACGAGGCCGACACGACGGTGTCACAGACTAACTGCCCTTTTGACAGGTGGGGACACATGCATAGGCACTtacgtgcacacacgcacacacgcacacacacacacacacacacacacacacacacacacacacacacacacgcacaggctcTTAATTCCAACCCTCTTCCTGTATTTGCAGGATTGTGGTCACAGCTGACATGATGAAGGGAGTGGTGCCCGCCAGTGCTGAGATCTACAACTACATGGTGGACTTGAATCTCAGCCACAGTCTGGTGAAGACAACTTTAGCTTTAATTCTCACTTCTTGTAGACAGTCTAGGGCCCTGACCACAGGGCTATCCTGACCCAACCTAATCCCTTAACCCTTATCCCTTAACCTGATAAGTTAGCAAACTCACATTGCGTTAGCGAACATTACTTGTGCTTTTCATTTCAATGAAATGTCCAAATGTGAATAAGCGTGACTAAACGGAATAATACTTGGACATAATTTCAGATTCAGGTCAGCAATGGTGGTTGTTTAGCAATGAAGACATCTACTCCCATAATGATCTCCCTCTACTTCTCGATTTTATTTTGCTATTGATTTGAGAGACCTCAAGATAATTAGATGTGTGTTTAAATTACAATCAAACGTATAGTTCAAGATTTTGGGAAATCACTTGCTTTCTGATGGAgggttggatgagaagattgacaccatTGTCGTGTTTGACCAGATATGAagccgttagcttagcttagcactaAGACTGGAAACGGATATAAAAAGTTAGCCTAGCTCTGTCCAGAGGTAATAGTCTGCCTCCAAGCACCTGTAAAACTCATGAAATATTCTGCCCTTTTAAGGAAGGTTATGTGCTGGACCGTTTCTTTCGTTTGAAGAGTTGCCAGGAAACTTCACAGACCAGCCGAGCAATAGTCCGACTCAAAGCCCCAGATAAAGctaatgttcttttcttttttttaccagttttTGTTTGGATTGTTGAATATTGTTTTCacttgcacacatacatgcttGGAACATGGTCAGCAGTTTTGGTTGAAGGGTTGAAACATGCAAAACCAGTACTATATCTAGTCCTTTAGCAATTTGTTATGACCTTTTGAGTTTTACAACATAATAAACCATGTTGTTTAATCGAGGCAATCTTCAGTATGCTTAAGTTGGACTAACAAGAAATTGTGCGTTGTACTTCCAACGTTTTCTCTTTCTCAGGCATTGGCTGTCAGCGACCATTTCCCTGTGGAGGTGCAGCTGATTGGccaggatgctgctgctgcctgaaTCTTCACTCCCACAAGTGTTCAGGCTGAACTGGAATCATGAGAGATCTGTGGGGGCTACCCTCTAAAATCCCGCAGCATTACATTCACaagactaaaataaaataatttctgCTATTCTATTATTATCgctgtcatttaatttttttggaaGCAGCACAAACAGAAGTTCATGCACCTTTATTGTCTCTAGTGGCAGCACAATTTGTAGTGGTAGATATTGAAAGATGTTGCACAAAAACCTGAAGCTTTCTGCACATCAGGacaacagcagtagtagtagcattagcAATAATAGTAGTATGACTGTCAAAAGCAACTTTATTACTTAATGTGATCATGGAGATGAGTTATGTACACAGCCAAAACTGAAAGGGAgtcattttattctttaatcACACAAATCAATTCTCTGACCACATAAAAACTCCCATGGCTTAAGAAATTTCAGGCTAAAAAGTAGTTCAGTCATGTTATTTAGAACAATCTGTCACAAAGGCATCGCCCACTGTGGGCTTTTCAAATGCACCCAGGGTTACTTTCATAAGTTATGGTTTTTGAAGGTACAGTAATGCTAGGCACTCGGTGGAGACCGGTTTGTGACTAACTAttaaatttgtgtttttctgcttcGTCATAAACTTCAAACGTTTGCATGTTCAGTTAACTAGCttactaaatacattttaaaataaagggaggggggggggggttgacagTAAATTGGAACGTGTTGATGCTACTTTAACGAAAAAGAAATTAAGGGGAAACATTTATTTGTCACAGAAGCATTGGTGTCAATGCATTTGTAGTCCCTTCATGCTACATAGGACAAACAAACTACGTGTTATAGTTGGTGTTCCACTGCAATGAATGTGAGCTGCACTCAACGATCTCCGCACAATTGACACCAAACTCCCCCAAACACGTGTAACACTCAATACGTTTGCCCTCTCTCCTCTAGACCCTTCTCTTTTTAAGCATCGCCATATACATGCCCAGCGACTTCTGAATTGAGTCTTTGGTGATGAAGTTAACAAAGTGTTGGATATCGGCCTCTCGGTTGGACGTCAGCTTGTCGA of the Cyclopterus lumpus isolate fCycLum1 chromosome 8, fCycLum1.pri, whole genome shotgun sequence genome contains:
- the dnase1 gene encoding deoxyribonuclease-1, producing MRWVCALGVLSALLHLSSPLLLGAFNIKSFGDKKTSNATLMDIISTIVHRYDIILIQEVRDIDLSATKKLMEHVNKGSPQFRYSHIVSEPLGRNSYKERYLFLYREQTVSVAKNYTYDDGCEPCGTDTFSREPFVVMFTSKKTAVRNFVLIPQHTSPDSAVKEADALYDVVTDVRARWKANDIVLLGDFNTGCNYVSGSDWQQIRLFTDKSFHWLITDEADTTVSQTNCPFDRIVVTADMMKGVVPASAEIYNYMVDLNLSHSLALAVSDHFPVEVQLIGQDAAAA